Below is a genomic region from Timaviella obliquedivisa GSE-PSE-MK23-08B.
TGCTGAACAGATAGGTCGTCCGACAGCAGCGAGAGCCGTGGGCAATGCAGTGGGTAAAAATTTTATTGGCTACCTGATCCCATGCCATCGCGTGATTCGGGAGTCGGGAGAGTTAGGCGGCTACCGTTGGGGCTTGGAGCGCAAGACTGCAATTTTGGGCTGGGAAGCAAGCCGGATGGGCGATCGCTAATAGTTGTTCAAAATTTTAAGGCAAAACATGGAAGTCATTCTAGCTAGATCTGATCATCTCGAAGAAGTTGCAAAATTGTTTGATCAGTATCGTGTTTTTTACCAGCAACGCTCAGACCTTGAAGCCGCTCGGCAGTTTCTTGAACAGCGGTTTGAGAGCCAGGACTCTATCTTGCTCTTGGCACGTGAAGCTGAGCAAACAGTCGGATTTACTCAGCTTTATCCCAGTTTTTCATCGATATCAATGCAGCGAGTCTGGATTTTGAACGATTTATTTGTGGCTGAGTCGCATCGTGGACAAGGGATCGCCAAATTGCTGATGGGGAGAGCAGAAAAGTATGCACGACAGACAGATGCAGTCCGAATCATTTTGGCAACGCAAATCTCTAATGCGGCAGCCCAGACACTTTACGAGTCGCTTGGCTACATCAAGGATGAGATGTTTTATCACTATGCGCTGCGGCTAGGTAAGCTTTAAT
It encodes:
- a CDS encoding GNAT family N-acetyltransferase yields the protein MEVILARSDHLEEVAKLFDQYRVFYQQRSDLEAARQFLEQRFESQDSILLLAREAEQTVGFTQLYPSFSSISMQRVWILNDLFVAESHRGQGIAKLLMGRAEKYARQTDAVRIILATQISNAAAQTLYESLGYIKDEMFYHYALRLGKL